The proteins below come from a single Triticum aestivum cultivar Chinese Spring chromosome 5D, IWGSC CS RefSeq v2.1, whole genome shotgun sequence genomic window:
- the LOC123121140 gene encoding myb family transcription factor PHL7 isoform X1 — protein MESGENNMGSNDGPNSKANLAARQRLRWTDELHEQFVEAVTQLGGPDRATPKGVLRIMGTPGLTIYHVKSHLQKYRLAKYIPDSSADGNKADNKDPGDSLAGLDGSSGMQISEALKLQMEVQKRLHEQLEVQRQLQLRIEAQGKYLKKIIEEQQRFGGGGIKSETPGAGATVTVSSDQFPDSERTDPSTPAPTSESASQGGAFKRDSGSQTEAIKSPCHDEPLLTADSNCHPGSPTLSPKHERAAKRQRGSDAEFPEAELSLPQHIFESSSGPEFQQCSVPYYSGH, from the exons ATGGAATCAGGTGAAAACAACATGGGCTCGAATGATGGACCAAACAGCAAAGCTAACTTGGCTGCGAGGCAACGCTTACGGTGGACAGATGAGTTGCATGAACAATTTGTGGAGGCTGTTACTCAACTTGGCGGTCCTGATA GAGCAACTCCTAAAGGAGTTTTGAGAATTATGGGTACACCAGGATTAACAATATACCATGTGAAAAGTCACCTACAG AAATACAGGCTAGCAAAGTACATTCCCGACTCTTCAGCTGATG GTAACAAGGCTGATAACAAAGATCCAGGGGATTCACTAGCAGGACTTGATGGATCCTC TGGAATGCAGATATCTGAAGCCCTGAAGCTGCAGATGGAGGTCCAAAAGCGGTTGCATGAACAGCTCGAA GTACAAAGGCAGCTGCAGCTGCGAATCGAGGCACAGGGAAAGTACCTTAAGAAAATCATAGAAGAGCAGCAGCGTTTCGGTGGCGGTGGTATAAAGTCTGAAACACCTGGTGCAGGAGCTACTGTCACAGTGTCGAGCGATCAGTTCCCCGATTCTGAGAGGACAGACCCCTCGACTCCTGCACCGACATCTGAATCTGCATCTCAAGGTGGGGCTTTCAAAAGAGACAGTGGAAGCCAGACTGAAGCAATCAAGAGCCCATGTCACGATGAACCGCTGCTAACTGCAGATTCCAACTGTCATCCCGGTTCTCCTACTCTCAGTCCGAAGCATGAGAGGGCAGCAAAGAGACAGCGAGGTAGCGACGCTGAATTCCCGGAGGCCGAGTTATCCCTTCCGCAGCATATCTTCGAGTCGAGCTCAGGGCCAGAGTTCCAGCAATGTTCGGTGCCCTACTACTCGGGTCATTAG
- the LOC123121140 gene encoding myb family transcription factor PHL7 isoform X2, giving the protein MGSNDGPNSKANLAARQRLRWTDELHEQFVEAVTQLGGPDRATPKGVLRIMGTPGLTIYHVKSHLQKYRLAKYIPDSSADGNKADNKDPGDSLAGLDGSSGMQISEALKLQMEVQKRLHEQLEVQRQLQLRIEAQGKYLKKIIEEQQRFGGGGIKSETPGAGATVTVSSDQFPDSERTDPSTPAPTSESASQGGAFKRDSGSQTEAIKSPCHDEPLLTADSNCHPGSPTLSPKHERAAKRQRGSDAEFPEAELSLPQHIFESSSGPEFQQCSVPYYSGH; this is encoded by the exons ATGGGCTCGAATGATGGACCAAACAGCAAAGCTAACTTGGCTGCGAGGCAACGCTTACGGTGGACAGATGAGTTGCATGAACAATTTGTGGAGGCTGTTACTCAACTTGGCGGTCCTGATA GAGCAACTCCTAAAGGAGTTTTGAGAATTATGGGTACACCAGGATTAACAATATACCATGTGAAAAGTCACCTACAG AAATACAGGCTAGCAAAGTACATTCCCGACTCTTCAGCTGATG GTAACAAGGCTGATAACAAAGATCCAGGGGATTCACTAGCAGGACTTGATGGATCCTC TGGAATGCAGATATCTGAAGCCCTGAAGCTGCAGATGGAGGTCCAAAAGCGGTTGCATGAACAGCTCGAA GTACAAAGGCAGCTGCAGCTGCGAATCGAGGCACAGGGAAAGTACCTTAAGAAAATCATAGAAGAGCAGCAGCGTTTCGGTGGCGGTGGTATAAAGTCTGAAACACCTGGTGCAGGAGCTACTGTCACAGTGTCGAGCGATCAGTTCCCCGATTCTGAGAGGACAGACCCCTCGACTCCTGCACCGACATCTGAATCTGCATCTCAAGGTGGGGCTTTCAAAAGAGACAGTGGAAGCCAGACTGAAGCAATCAAGAGCCCATGTCACGATGAACCGCTGCTAACTGCAGATTCCAACTGTCATCCCGGTTCTCCTACTCTCAGTCCGAAGCATGAGAGGGCAGCAAAGAGACAGCGAGGTAGCGACGCTGAATTCCCGGAGGCCGAGTTATCCCTTCCGCAGCATATCTTCGAGTCGAGCTCAGGGCCAGAGTTCCAGCAATGTTCGGTGCCCTACTACTCGGGTCATTAG